TCAGCTTGTGTATCGACCTCTTTTTGAGGTTGACTCTACAGGTAGCTTTATCTTGTGGAATTCCTCGACAAATGAGCTGATCGAACCGCGTTCGAAAGACAGTATAGATTTGGTGCAGAATATCCGGTATTTTGATTTAAAGGTCTCCAATTCAGGGGGCTCTACAGTGATCAAAGATTTTATGATTCTCCCTTGGCGCGTTCAGGATTATGAACCTTATTCGGATAAGAACCCATATAACGGTGAAACTGCTCCAGATCCAAATGATCCTAAGAACCCAAAGAAAAGAAGCTATATCTGGCCTTCCTATATGAATGGGATTTATGGAGAATCTTCCAATCAGTTATTACGCACGGATGATCAGTTTAAAGATCTGGTCGTTTATATCCGCAGATTTACCGGAGGAAATGGACATAATTTACGTTTTGTCTTTTTGAATAAAAATGGGGAGCCCATAAATCCGGATAGTTTTAATGAAACAAAATGGAATGAACTGGTTCATGGCTTTAACATGAAAAAAACGGCTACTTATGTGCAATATGATGTAGCTTATCCGATTCCCTTAACAAGTTTTCCAACGAAGTATACTAATGGAAACAGCGCAAAGGTCGATTTTTCCTACTCCAGAAAGGGGTTTGGCGGAGGGTTAATTACGGCCAATTTTGGGTTGAACTTTAAAATTTTTACCAAAGGAGATTGGGAAATTGTTTTCCATTTTCAACGGGAGAATCCACGATTTGATAATGAATAATTGAAATAGCTATGCAATTTAAGATATTTTATAACAGCTGCATGCTGTTGATATTGTGTGTCTTTCTTTCGACAAAGGTTTTTGCGCAGACAGTTATTATGTCTGGTAAGGTAACAGATAATAAAGGGCGGCCATTGGCGGGTGTCACAGTACGTTATGGCAAATCTGGAAAAGAAGCGACCTCGACAAATTCCTCGGGGGCATTTAGCTTGACAACAGCAACAGGGACTTCGGTTGCCTTTCGTTTAATTGGTTATGATGGAAGCACTATGACGGTGCGGGCCGACCGAAATGTCGTTGTTCAATTGAAGGAGATCGATAATCAAATGGATGAAGTTGTCGTCAGGGGCTATGTAAAACGCCCGAGAGAGACGACGACAGGATCCTCGACTAAGATCAGTGGAAAGGAAATTCAGGATATTCCATCGGCGAATGTAGAAAACTTGCTTCAGGGAAAGGTTGCGGGGCTTAACATACAGGTAAATACTGGAGCACCGGGATTTAGAGGATCGACGCAGATCCGGGGACTTTCGACAATCAGTGTAACCGGAAGTGGTGATCAGTCATTTCTTACCCCTACTTCACCATTGTATGTGATCGATGGTGTCCCAATGGATGCGGATCGAGCCAATGAACTAGGATTAAGCCAGCAGGGGCCGGGAATCAGCCCACTGTCCTTAATTCCACCTGAGGATATCGAAAGTATTGAAGTGCTTAAAGATGCACAAGCGACATCACTATATGGATCATTGGCTGCCTATGGTGTCATTATTATCAATACGAAACGCGGGAATTCTGAAGTTCCCAGGGTCAGGTATACCGGCAATTTCTTTCTAAAAACGCCTCCTCAGTTACGCCCAACTTTAGGCGGTAATCTAGAACGACGGCTAAAACTATTACAGATCTATGGGAATGCCCTGTCGCAGGACGACTTGGACCGAATTTCACAAACCCCCATGCTATCGGATAGTTTGAACCCTTACTATAACAATTCAACGAATTGGCAGGACCTATTTTATGCGACGACTTACAACCAGACGCATAATGTGGCAATTGATGGTGGGAATCAGAAATTAAACTATAAGGCGAACCTGAATTATTATAATGAAAACGGTATCATCAAAAATACGGGTTTTGATCGCTATATGACCAATATGCGATTTGAATATTATCCCAATGAGAAATTTAAGTTCACGGCGCAGGTAAGTGCTTCACTTGGCTCAAAAAGTAAAGGTAATGGCTTAGGTATTCTACAATCTGGTGTGGCAACAAACGGGATGACCTCAACGTTGTTGCCGGGTCCATCTTTTTATCTGGCATCTTCCGGCTATAACTCTGCATTGAAGACCCGAAACGATAATTCGTCGAAATCGATCAAGCCTTTCATTGAAGCTTCTTATGAAATTGTTCCAGGTTTGCGGGCGACCACAACCATGAGCTATGAATCTACTTCTGATAATGAAAATACGTTTACACCGGCAGCAGCAAATGGTCAATTTGCACAAGTGTATGCTTATTATGGCCGTTACAATTCCTTGTATAATAGGAACTCCATCAATTATAGCCATACTTTTAATGAAAAGCATACTGTATTTTTCAATCTATTCAATGAGATTCGGACCTTGGATAAACAGGCTAATGCCACTTTACAGGCCCGTACGCCAAATGATCAGTTTGAAGGGCCGCTTGGATTTGATGGCTATTTTTCCAAGGGTGGGGGATTGTTGCGTCGTGGTTTCGGAAAGGAAAGAGGATTATCTTTTGCCATCGCCGGGACGTATGATTATATGAA
The Sphingobacterium multivorum genome window above contains:
- a CDS encoding DUF5007 domain-containing protein, encoding MKIARKFNTINKTCNLGLLILMCVGLNGCKKLYNLPDEKEFLSVNLTYDGKSFYPILGRTTLMGHINTDHSTTPLRFEIVNPRYGDGRPYTDLFEVKPVYRWIYRYDGTEKNLEEIEAKRQLVYRPLFEVDSTGSFILWNSSTNELIEPRSKDSIDLVQNIRYFDLKVSNSGGSTVIKDFMILPWRVQDYEPYSDKNPYNGETAPDPNDPKNPKKRSYIWPSYMNGIYGESSNQLLRTDDQFKDLVVYIRRFTGGNGHNLRFVFLNKNGEPINPDSFNETKWNELVHGFNMKKTATYVQYDVAYPIPLTSFPTKYTNGNSAKVDFSYSRKGFGGGLITANFGLNFKIFTKGDWEIVFHFQRENPRFDNE
- a CDS encoding SusC/RagA family TonB-linked outer membrane protein codes for the protein MQFKIFYNSCMLLILCVFLSTKVFAQTVIMSGKVTDNKGRPLAGVTVRYGKSGKEATSTNSSGAFSLTTATGTSVAFRLIGYDGSTMTVRADRNVVVQLKEIDNQMDEVVVRGYVKRPRETTTGSSTKISGKEIQDIPSANVENLLQGKVAGLNIQVNTGAPGFRGSTQIRGLSTISVTGSGDQSFLTPTSPLYVIDGVPMDADRANELGLSQQGPGISPLSLIPPEDIESIEVLKDAQATSLYGSLAAYGVIIINTKRGNSEVPRVRYTGNFFLKTPPQLRPTLGGNLERRLKLLQIYGNALSQDDLDRISQTPMLSDSLNPYYNNSTNWQDLFYATTYNQTHNVAIDGGNQKLNYKANLNYYNENGIIKNTGFDRYMTNMRFEYYPNEKFKFTAQVSASLGSKSKGNGLGILQSGVATNGMTSTLLPGPSFYLASSGYNSALKTRNDNSSKSIKPFIEASYEIVPGLRATTTMSYESTSDNENTFTPAAANGQFAQVYAYYGRYNSLYNRNSINYSHTFNEKHTVFFNLFNEIRTLDKQANATLQARTPNDQFEGPLGFDGYFSKGGGLLRRGFGKERGLSFAIAGTYDYMKKYVVDLSYRMDGSSQNGFGNLYTKNPAVGFRWNAYHENFLRDVDWINLLSLRTSWGVNVMPNSTLERVYGKYDIAGSYNDKIGIGINYEQIPNPDLKPTTTSQYNLGLDLAFFQNRFELTYDTYYKKVNNILFEERLSSSLGFDKVNSNSAAIANYGHELSVMLRPLTEGRFTMSAGVNGAYNRDVLLKLPEHYGGQFVRWENNDKYKQHVVFRVGTSTMSNYMLLNRGVYSTDADVPVDPATGRRYRMANGTEFQAGDPIFADLDGNYVLDENDYARTGNSQPLITGGMQLNFNYNHETLGSFGLNLYASYTAKRTILNNALAERLQLMSDPYGDRAVVPLDDINMWMKPGDIAKYPYAYDFRRYSSVNPFRMDQDLWAEDGSYFKLNSVTLSYMFTKNAVRRYGLERLRIYISADNVTTLSKYSGPNPENVSTMGRDASGGYPVPRQYNVGVNIDF